In the Methanomassiliicoccales archaeon genome, one interval contains:
- a CDS encoding M20 family metallo-hydrolase: MPTADELFSVIDSYKDDMVEALKELIRIPAIGPDNGGDGEFERARYIKELADRCGFEEIDTYDALDERVRLRLRPNIVAKKRGASDQSVWIVTHMDTVPPGDLEGWTYPPFAPRVVDGKVYGLGAEDNGQAIIASLFAAKALNSFGLEGEKTLGLAMVADEECGNEKGIKFLIREGVFRSGDIVYVPDYGVPDGSVVEVAEKSILWFKIIVEGKQAHASSPFKGINAMKVGSKFMVFLLDHLEEKYRHTNELFIPPNSTFEPTKRLQTVGNINTIPAEDVFYLDFRVLPEQDVDEVEKTIETVAHLFEERTGAKILIEREQVTRAGPPSSTNTEAMSALVSSIKRVRSVEPVARGIGGGTCANLFRLSGFDAYVWQTVEGVAHAVNEYSKVDNLVNDAKVFALTLATLCFPNKFL, translated from the coding sequence ATGCCGACCGCTGACGAACTGTTCTCGGTTATTGATAGTTACAAGGACGACATGGTGGAGGCGCTCAAGGAGCTTATCAGGATTCCGGCCATCGGTCCAGACAATGGCGGGGATGGTGAGTTTGAAAGGGCCAGATATATTAAAGAATTGGCCGATAGATGCGGTTTCGAAGAGATCGATACGTACGACGCGCTCGACGAACGTGTCCGCCTGAGATTGAGACCGAACATCGTCGCAAAGAAGAGAGGCGCTTCTGATCAGTCTGTGTGGATTGTAACGCACATGGACACTGTACCTCCTGGGGATCTTGAAGGATGGACTTATCCTCCCTTTGCTCCCCGCGTCGTGGATGGGAAGGTCTACGGTTTGGGCGCGGAGGACAACGGCCAGGCAATAATTGCCTCTCTTTTTGCCGCAAAAGCACTCAACAGTTTTGGACTAGAGGGAGAGAAGACATTGGGCCTTGCCATGGTAGCTGATGAGGAGTGCGGCAACGAAAAGGGTATCAAATTTCTCATAAGAGAGGGTGTGTTCCGCTCCGGGGATATCGTTTACGTGCCGGATTATGGCGTTCCAGATGGATCAGTTGTCGAGGTTGCCGAGAAGTCAATTTTGTGGTTCAAGATCATAGTCGAAGGAAAGCAAGCGCATGCCTCCTCGCCTTTCAAGGGGATCAATGCGATGAAGGTGGGATCAAAATTCATGGTGTTTCTGCTCGATCATCTAGAGGAGAAGTATAGACATACAAATGAGCTCTTTATTCCTCCAAACTCAACATTTGAGCCGACGAAACGACTGCAGACGGTTGGCAATATCAATACAATTCCTGCCGAAGACGTATTTTACCTTGACTTCCGAGTACTGCCGGAGCAAGACGTCGATGAGGTGGAAAAAACTATCGAGACAGTTGCACATCTTTTCGAGGAAAGAACGGGCGCAAAGATTTTAATTGAGAGGGAGCAGGTGACGAGGGCAGGTCCGCCATCATCTACGAATACCGAGGCAATGAGCGCGCTTGTTTCGTCGATCAAGAGGGTAAGGAGTGTAGAGCCGGTGGCAAGGGGTATTGGTGGAGGCACGTGCGCAAACCTGTTCAGGCTTTCTGGCTTCGACGCTTACGTCTGGCAAACGGTAGAGGGCGTGGCGCATGCTGTTAACGAATATTCAAAAGTAGACAACCTTGTCAATGACGCAAAAGTCTTTGCGCTTACTCTTGCAACACTATGCTTCCCTAATAAATTCCTGTAA
- the ftsY gene encoding signal recognition particle-docking protein FtsY, with protein sequence MFESLKKKLFGWKKKATEVPESSEAIIGDSGKRISESLLDEVLWDLEMNLLESDVALPVVEEIKNSVRESLLGKRVERGYDPADAVEMALRNAIEKVLKQGEFDFDEFVSRAEKPVIIMFVGINGTGKTTAIAKIAHRLQKRGMSCVLAASDTFRAGAIEQLTVHAERLNCKIVKHKPGSDPAAVAFDAVDHARARKKDVVLIDTAGRMQTNVNLMDEMKKIKRVVKPHLVIFVGDALAGNDAIEQASTFDREVGIDAVILTKIDADAKGGAALSIAHAVKKPIAFLSTGQGYDEIIKFESKWMVDRLFSKDAAS encoded by the coding sequence AACTTTTCGGTTGGAAGAAAAAGGCGACTGAAGTCCCAGAGTCATCGGAAGCGATCATTGGTGACAGTGGTAAGAGGATCTCTGAAAGCCTATTGGACGAGGTGCTCTGGGATCTTGAAATGAACCTTCTCGAATCCGATGTTGCCCTGCCAGTTGTTGAGGAAATCAAAAATAGCGTCCGCGAGAGTTTGCTCGGAAAAAGGGTCGAAAGAGGATATGATCCAGCGGATGCCGTCGAAATGGCATTAAGAAACGCCATTGAAAAGGTGCTGAAGCAAGGGGAGTTCGATTTTGACGAGTTTGTGTCAAGGGCGGAGAAACCAGTAATCATAATGTTCGTCGGCATCAATGGTACCGGTAAGACAACAGCGATTGCGAAAATCGCGCACAGGCTTCAGAAAAGGGGGATGAGTTGCGTTTTGGCGGCATCTGACACATTCAGAGCTGGCGCTATCGAGCAGCTGACTGTGCATGCGGAGAGACTCAATTGCAAGATCGTGAAGCACAAACCGGGTAGCGATCCGGCAGCAGTTGCATTCGATGCTGTTGATCACGCGAGGGCAAGGAAAAAGGACGTCGTCCTCATTGATACGGCTGGCAGAATGCAGACAAACGTGAATCTCATGGACGAGATGAAAAAAATCAAGCGGGTTGTGAAGCCGCACCTCGTGATTTTTGTCGGCGATGCGCTCGCGGGAAACGATGCGATCGAACAAGCATCCACGTTTGACAGAGAAGTAGGGATCGATGCAGTCATCCTCACGAAGATCGATGCTGATGCAAAAGGCGGTGCAGCTCTATCGATTGCGCACGCGGTCAAGAAGCCGATTGCTTTTCTTTCGACAGGGCAGGGCTACGATGAAATCATTAAATTCGAAAGCAAATGGATGGTAGATCGTCTCTTTTCAAAAGACGCCGCTAGCTGA
- a CDS encoding 3-hydroxybutyryl-CoA dehydrogenase — MKIDEVKKIGIIGAGTMGSGIAQVAVQSGFEVLLNDVSDAFIQGGMAKIEKGLAKAVEKGKLTEADKSQIMSRVTGTTRLQDMTECDVVIEAILEDKTAKKQVFATLDSICKPGTILASNTSSIPITELAASTKRQDKVVGMHFFNPAPVMKLVEVIKAIQTSEETKELVKALAVKMGKVPVEVNDFPGFCTNRILVPMINEAAYCLMEGVASAEAIDQVMKLGANHPMGPLELADLIGLDVCLNIMEVLYSEYGDPKYRPCPLLRRLVQAGRLGRKTGWGFHKYD; from the coding sequence ATGAAAATTGATGAAGTGAAGAAGATTGGAATAATTGGTGCGGGTACGATGGGCAGCGGCATTGCGCAGGTCGCCGTGCAAAGCGGTTTTGAGGTCTTATTGAACGATGTCAGCGATGCATTCATTCAAGGGGGAATGGCAAAGATTGAAAAGGGTCTTGCAAAGGCGGTGGAAAAGGGCAAACTAACGGAAGCTGATAAATCACAGATCATGTCAAGAGTGACTGGCACTACCCGGCTTCAAGACATGACTGAATGCGACGTTGTGATTGAAGCGATCCTCGAGGACAAGACTGCAAAAAAGCAGGTGTTTGCCACGCTTGACTCCATTTGCAAGCCCGGGACGATACTCGCTTCAAACACCTCCTCAATACCCATCACGGAGCTCGCAGCGTCAACAAAACGGCAGGATAAAGTGGTGGGGATGCACTTCTTCAACCCCGCTCCTGTAATGAAGCTCGTTGAAGTCATCAAAGCCATTCAAACATCGGAGGAAACGAAGGAGCTGGTGAAAGCACTTGCCGTGAAGATGGGAAAAGTTCCGGTAGAAGTGAACGATTTTCCTGGCTTCTGTACGAATCGCATACTCGTGCCCATGATCAACGAGGCCGCCTACTGTCTTATGGAAGGAGTAGCCTCAGCCGAGGCAATCGACCAGGTAATGAAACTCGGCGCGAATCATCCTATGGGGCCGCTCGAGCTCGCAGATCTCATCGGTCTAGACGTTTGCCTCAACATCATGGAAGTCCTTTACTCCGAGTACGGCGATCCGAAGTATCGTCCGTGCCCTCTGCTACGGAGACTTGTGCAGGCTGGGCGGCTCGGTCGTAAGACTGGTTGGGGATTTCACAAGTACGATTAG